CTCAGTTGCTTTTGGCGTTGGCGAACGCTACCCGCCAGTAATGGGATTTTTGGCCTGCTTTCGGGCGTCACGGTAGTCTTTTCGATCTGCAAGCATCTTTTTAGTAGATTGCGATTCCAGATCCTGCCCAAAGCCTCATTGGAACTTGCTTGGGCAAGTAGGTGGGCCTCGCTTATGTCGAGCGCTTCGCTTATTCCGTGAGGGATTATCGGACTGTCGTCAGGTGCACGTTCATATATTGAGCGAAACATGGCTTCCAATGTTCTTACCTTATGATGGTGGTAGATCGCGGTATAGAGCGTAAGTTTCGCCAAGAGAATCTGTTCGAGATAGTTTACCGAGCCGACCTTTACGGCGAGAGAGCCGTTCCACTCTGTTCCATCAACAATATCAAGGGAATGGACAAGGCGGCTCGTATCGATTTCCGCCCGAACTCCGGTATAGTGGCAGTCTCTTATGATGTAATCTAGCTTGTCCGAATCGAATGAACCATTAATGATGTCGATTGGCCATCTTTCGTCGCTTCGGTCGGGGCGGCCAATGATCATGCGACCTAACAAGTGAAAGTCTACGTTGCGTAGAGCAAAACCACCGCGAGTATGCCCATGTTCCCGCGCGACCGTATTCAAGAACCAATCTTTGAATGCCTCCGATGTAACGATGACATACGCAACTGCTTCCCCGACTCTTATTCCAGAAAGGCGGCCACTCTTTCCGTGAACCCGCGCGTCTTCGGCGTCGGCCAAGAGGTCCGGTGCTAATTCCTCCAAAAGGTCTTCACCGAGGTGCGAGAACGCCACATGCCCGGTATCGTGGAGTAGCGCGGCTAGACGGACATGAACACGGACCTCTTCCGTTACCTTTTCACGGCGAACCGTTTCAAGGGCATGGAGCATTCGTTGGGCGACGGCCAGGACGCCGAGGCTATGTTCAAGCCGAGAGTGATTAGCACCCGGAT
The window above is part of the Candidatus Thermoplasmatota archaeon genome. Proteins encoded here:
- a CDS encoding HD domain-containing protein → METTVAQLQSSMEEWVRKKFAALPTHQSHRSKVIRDPVHHFIPLEPHEVDIVDSPLLQRLRYIHQTGLAFLVYPGANHSRLEHSLGVLAVAQRMLHALETVRREKVTEEVRVHVRLAALLHDTGHVAFSHLGEDLLEELAPDLLADAEDARVHGKSGRLSGIRVGEAVAYVIVTSEAFKDWFLNTVAREHGHTRGGFALRNVDFHLLGRMIIGRPDRSDERWPIDIINGSFDSDKLDYIIRDCHYTGVRAEIDTSRLVHSLDIVDGTEWNGSLAVKVGSVNYLEQILLAKLTLYTAIYHHHKVRTLEAMFRSIYERAPDDSPIIPHGISEALDISEAHLLAQASSNEALGRIWNRNLLKRCLQIEKTTVTPESRPKIPLLAGSVRQRQKQLRAKIFERLPSHNQTHLSDLWVDFPKPPDVDEEAHACPVILSAGTVSPLSDLMPADNWVRSYVANKLKGHVFYDADIANRRAAGEAAQSVFGETFGVECVSAARTLPLKE